The sequence GTAAGCATTGATAAGTTCATCTCTGGTACTTCCAACACCCATCCCGCTTTTGGTTTTAAACTTCTTACTGGTGGTTGTCATTCCGGCAATGATAACAGCATTAGGTTTTGTTTCACCACCATAACCCTGGAAGACTTCAATATTAATAGTCTCTCCATTGTATTTTACAGTATTCTTTTGTTGTCCATCAGAAATTTTGATTATAGTCCCTGCTATTTTTTCTGCTTCACTTTTTTCCATGAAAATCTTGTAAGGCCCTATTCTTAAAGTAGACACTTCAAAATTCTCCTGAGCTGCTAGAGAACCGAATGTTAATACAAAGATGAAAAGTGAAATAATTTTTCTCATAGTTAATAGAATATATTTTTTGAATTTTTATTTTTTTCCTAATGTTTTATGGATTGCATTTTTAATCATGGGTTCCATGATGGCGTATCCTGCAGGAACCGGATGGATACCATCCTTTGAGAGTCCTTCACGCATCCCACCCTGTGCATCTCGCATCGCAGAATTATAATCTACAAACATGAGCTTGTTGTTACTTGCATATTGTTTTAATCTCTCATTCAAGGCGTCTACTTTTTGGGGAACATCCGTTATTTCTTTACGCCATGGAAATGCTGCTGCAGGCAATATGGAGGCAATGATTACTTTAATTCCGTTATTTTGAGCAATATCAGCCATGGCTTTGATATTATTAAAAGTGAAATTGGGATCATAAATGCCTGTATTCTGTGCAATATCATTGGTTCCTGCATTGATGATCACCAGCTTTGGTTTTAAAGCGACAACATCATTCTGAAAACGCAGCAGCATCTGTGAAGTAGTTTGCCCACTGATTCCTCTGCCTGTATAATTATTTTCAGAGAAAAATTCAGGATGACTTTTTACCCAACCTTCTGTAATAGAATTGCCCATAAAGACAACGTCCACTTTTTTCTTTGAACTTAAAATGCTTGTATTCTCATCTTTGTATTTTGTGAGATTGGCAAAATCAACAGCACTCTGAGCATTTATAAATGTACCTGCAAACAGGCTAAAAGTCAGAAAAATAAATAATTTCATTACTGATATTTTTGTGGTTACTTTCGATTAAACAACTCTCAAATGTTGCTTGTTTTTTACCATCCATAAGCCGATAAACGTAAGCAGCCCATTAAGGACGATAAGTTCCACTCCAATTCTGTAATCTGTATAAGTGGTTACTGCAAAATTGATTAAGTAAGTGATAATAGGTGCTAAAATGGTTACTGTAAGAATCGAATATTTTTTAGAAATCTGAAACTTCGTGAAAATTCCAAAAGCAAAAAGTCCTAGTAACGGCCCATAGGTATATCCGGCAATTTCCATAATCAGATAGACAATAGATTTGTCGTTCAATGCTTTAAATACCATAATTAATATGAAGAACATGACAGTGAATGTTAAATGCACTTTCATACGAAGTCTTTTCTTCTCTTTTTCAGTTTTTGTTTTATCCTCGTTAAGGTTTAATAAATCTACACAATACGAACTTGTTACCGCTGTTAATGCTCCATCCGCAGAAGGGAATAAAGCTGAAATTAGTCCGATAATGAAAATAACAGAAATAGCCATTGGGAAATATCCGTTGAGAGATAACGCTGGGAACAGGTCATCTCCCATAATATTTTTGATGTTTCCAGCAGCATCTTTGAAACCGAAAATGTTGCTCACAGGATCTGTTCCTGTAGTTCCATATTCTGCTCCATGTTGTAACGCAAAAAGGTAGAGAAGACCACCCAAAAATAAAAATGCAAGATTAACAAACAGAAGAGTTCCTGCGAAAGTTAACATGTTCTTCTTTGAGTTTTTAAGATTGTCTACAGAGATATTTTTCTGCATCATCTCCTGATCCAAACCGGTCATCGCAATGGTGATGAAAATTCCACCCAGGATGGTTTTAAGGAAAAACGTTTTGGAATTAGGATCAAAATTGATAAAGTGAGTGTAATTTTTCTGTTCTAAAATTGTATAGGCTTCACCAAAAGACAGGTTCAGGTTAGATAAAATATAAACAATACAAGCTACCAAACTGATAATCATGAAAGAGGTCTGTAAAGTATCTGTAATGACAATGGTTTTTACACCACCTTCAAAAGTATAGAGTAGAACCATCAGTAAAAGAACCATGGAAGTAACCCAAAACGGAACTCCTAATCCTTCTAGTAGGAAAAGTTGCAATACATTGACTACCAGGTACAATCTTGCAGTAGCTCCAATGGCTCTTGATATAATAAAGAATATCGATCCGATCTTATGGGCTTCCACATTGAATCTTTTCCCCAAATAGGTGTAAATGGAAGTAAGGTTCATCTTATAATACAGGGGCAGGAGGATGGCTGCAACAATAAAATACCCGATGAAGAATCCGATTACCATCATATAATATTCAAAACCTCCATAAATATATTCGGAACCGGTCATTTTCCCAACGGTTCCCGGAACTGAGATAAAAGTAACCCCACTTAAGCTGGTCCCTATCATTCCAAATGCAACGAGCCACCATTTACTTTTTTTATTACCGATAAAGAAAGACTGGTTGTCAGAATTTCGGCTGGTGAAATAAGAGATCACCAAAAGGCCGATAAAGTAGATAAAGACAAACAGCAAAAGGACAGTTCCTGGATTCATGCTTAGATTTTAAATTTTAGCAAATATATAAAAAAGAAGTATCGTGAACCGTGAATTTAGTTTAGAGACAATTTTTATATAATTACTCCGGGAAGCAACTTAAGATGGAGATGAAATATATGTTTTTCAAAAAGGCTAGTAGTTGGGAGCTGGAAGCAGGAAGTTATGACGCTTATAAAAGCAATTGTTTCTATGTTTTCATCATTTTTTTAGTGATAAAATACTTTTATCACTATACGTAACTTTAAGTTTTTGTTTTAAAATCCGATACTGTTTTCTAAACTCATGATAACAAGTTTGCTTTATCAAATTGATTTTGTGTTTAATATAATCCGAAATAAACTTTGCGCTCAATAACAACCTGATGTAGAAAATAAAAAAGTATTCATGAAAAAACCTTTCAGATCAGCTCTGAAAGGTTTGTATTGTAAGGGTAGAAACTGTGACTAATTCACCAAAACATCCTGTAATTCTTCGCTCTTTTGGAAACTGGCTTTAGCAAAAGGGCATAGCGGAATAATTTTTTTTCCGTTTTTTCTTGCAAAATCTACAGCAGCCAAAAGCATTTCCTTACCTACCCCTTTTCCGTTGTAGGCTTCTTCCACCTCGGTGTGGTCAATAATAAATCTTTCTTCTCCTGCCCAGGTGTACGTCATCATTCCTGCGCGTCTTCCATCTATGAAAGCTTCAAAACTTCCGTGTTTTTCGTCGTTGTTTTGTTTTACTTCGATCATGTTTTATGAGAATTTAGTTAATATTTCTATATCGTTGGTTAATATTTTGTGTACAGGACATGCATCAGCAATCGTGTGAAGTCTTTTCATTTGTTCAGGATCCAAAACCCCTTCAAAAGTAATATCTCTTTTGAAGATCGCTCTTTTGGTCAATGGATAATTTTCAAGTTCCACTTCTACATTGATGTTTTCTACATCCCATTCTTTTCTTTCAATATACATTCTTAAAGTAGCTGCCGTACAGCTTGCTAAAGAAGTAGCCAGAATTTCCATCGGATTGAACCCTTTATTTTGTCCACCTTTATCTAAAGGTTCGTCAGTAATGATTGTATTTTCACCGGCTGTTACCTCCGTATAATATTTTGTTTTTCCTAAACTTGCTTTTACCGTTACTGCCATTATTTTTCAGTATTGAATTTATAACTTAATGCTCCTGATGGGCATTGATCTATCTGTCTTTTCAGTTCTTCAGGGGTTGCATTGGTTGCTTTTATCCAAGGTCTTTCTTTCGGATTGTATACCTGAGGAAGCAGTTTTACACATACAGCCGAGTGGATACACTTCTGAGGCTGCCAGATGACAGTAATGTCGCCGTTGGGATATTCGTGTGTTTCCATATTAATTGTCTTTTAATGATTTTTCGATTCTTCTGTCCGGAATCAGCCATATAAGAGCCACAATGTAATAAAAACCTATGGCAATATAAGGATAAAAAAATGAAGTAGCGATTCCCAGAATATAAAATATAATGGATATATTCTCTTTATACTTTGAATGTATGGCCTCTTTCAATGGTGAATTTTCACCTTCACATCGGATAATAACATTTTCCAGAATGCTATAGGCTATGGCACATAAAACAAGTATGATACCATAGGTTGCTACAGGGTTTTCTGCAAAACCGGTAGTTCCGATCCATTCTGTAGCAATAGGCATCATGGAAAGCCAGAATAACAAATGAAGATTGGCCCAAAGAATACCTCCGTTTACTTTTTTTACCGTCTGAAATAAGTGATGATGATTATTCCAGTAAATTCCAACATAGATAAAACTGAAAATATATGCCAAAAATTTAGGGAGAAGGGGTTTGAGACTTGCCCAGCTACTTCCTTCCGGTACTTTCAGCTCAAGAACCATGATGGTAATGATGATGGCTAAAACACCATCACTGAATGCTTCTAGTCTTCCCTTAGTCATTGGTCTTAACACTATTTTTAAAGTTCTCAATTTTTGCCTTTAGCTCGCTCAGCATATCAGGATTGATAACTCCACTTTCAAGATCAAAATTCTCATAGAACTTAGGCAGTGAAAAAGTATCTTTGATATCTGCAGCGAACTGTGGAAAGAATGTTTTTGCCGTATTCATCACATTTCCACCACCATAACCACCTGGAGAAGTGCTCATCAGTAACATTGGCTTATTTTGAAATACCTTTACATTAATCCTTGAAGCCCAATCGAAAACATTTTTGAAAGCAGCACTGTACGATCTGTTATGCTCTGCCAGGGAACAAATAATGACATCACATTCCCCGATATTCTTTAAAAATTGGTGCGCTTCATCTGGAAAACCTTTCTTTTCGAGGTCTACGGAAAAAACAGGCATAGTGAAATCATTGAGGTCAATAAGGTTGATCTCTTCCTCCTGGAAATCTTTTAAAACAAACTTTACCAGCTCTCTGTTGATGGAAGTAGATGAGGTACTCCCTGCAAATGCGAATATTTTCATGGCTTTTCTATGAAATGGAATTACTTTCTGTTTAAAATTGACTTGGGTAGTGGAACATATTCCTGCTCATCACCTGGAACCAAAGGAAATGCATCATGATTCTGATCATTCCAGTTTACTTTAGCCTGGTCAATTATTTCTTTATCAGAGTTCACAAAATTCCAGAAGATAAAACGTTCCTCATCGAAAGGTTCGCCTCCGAAAAGGTATACCGTGCCATTTTCACTCATATCAAACTCACAAAGTTTAGTATCCTTTGCAATCATCAGCTGTTTTGAACCATAAGTATTCCCTTCAGTAGTGACCGTTCCGTCCAAAACATACATCGCCGCTTCCCCATAAAGATCTTTACCTATACTTATTTTCTTAGGCTCTTTGGTTTTTATTTCGATGAAAAATAATTTACTATGTACCGGAACAGGAGATGTTTTTCCAAATGCTTCACCCGCAATTAATTTATATTGAATTCCATCCTCTTCCCAAACCGGAATTTCATCTGCTTCAATATGATGGAAAGTAGGTTCAGACTGTTCAAGGTGTTTGGGTAAACCTACCCAGATCTGGAAACCGTGAAGTCTTTTATCGCTGTGTCTTAAATATTCCGGAGTTCTTTCAGAATGTACTACTCCTTTACCGGCAGTCATCCAGTTAACAGCTCCAGGTTTGATTTCAAAGGCGCTTCCAATACTGTCTCTGTGGAAAATAGAGCCTTCAAGCAAGTAAGTTAATGTAGATAGTCCGATATGTGGATGGGGAGGGACATCAAGGTTTTGATAATCTTTTAATTCAGAAGGTCCCATATGGTCAATAAAAACAAATGGTCCTACAGCTCTTTTTTCACGAAATGGGAGAAGTCTTCCTACCAGAAAGTTTCCGATGTCGGCGGCTTTTTCTTCAATAATAAGTCCAATATTTGACATAATGATGTAATGCTTTTAATGTTTGTTTAAATAAATGTTGATGAAGATCTAAAGTTTATCGTATCCGTTAAATTTTTCATCTACGATACGTTTCCATTCAGGATGTTTTTTGATAAAGGCAAAAACATACGGACAGAACGGAAGGAGCTTTTTACCGCTTTCTTCAATATAGTTCAGGGTCTTTTCCACTACAGCAGCAGCTGCACCTGTGCCTGCCAGTTCAGGTTCTGCCTCAGTGTGTATTAATGAAATTTGGTGAGACGTTTCACGATAATCAATAAAAGCATAGTGTCCGTTAAGTTCTATTTCAAATCTTTTATCGGTTTTTACAAGGGGTATGTTTTCAAATTCTGGTTTCATAATTTTTGTATTAAGGTTGATGAATGGGCTTCGTGTTTAAAGCGATCAATATCTTTTGTTTTTATATATGAGAAATCTTGCTGAGAAAACAAACCTTATAAGTTTCTAAAACCTATAAGGTTCATCTCTCTGCATACCATTAATCTTTAATTTTCACCTGATATAATGATATATAAAGTTAGTAAAAAAGAACTTATTTAAGATTAAGGAAAATTTAATTCTATCCTTTTACTCTTCAAGGTAACCGAATTTTCCGGTATTGAAATCCTCAAAAGCCTGCATAATTTCCTCTCTCGTGTTCATAACAAAAGGTCCGTGAGGAAAGATGGGTTCATTAATAGGCTCTCCACTGATAATTAAAACAATAGAATCTTCCTGTGCCTCTATCGTAAAGTTTTCTCCCTCATTTTTAAACAGTGCAAAATGATCTGCTTTAACCTGTTCTTCTCCATTGATGGTTATACTTCCTTCAATCACCAAAGCTGCTGTATTAAAGTGGGCAGGAAAATTAAATTCTGCTTTACCACCAGCCTTAAGCTTTGCATTCATCATGTGAATAGGAGTGAAGGTGAAGGCTGGACCTTTATTTCCGTTATATTCTCCTGCAATCACTTCTATAAAACCATTTTCGGCAAGGTCAACTCTTTCCATCTTAGAGTTTTCAATCGCTTGGTATTTTGGGGTACTCATCTTATCTTTTGCCGGAAGGTTTACCCAAAGCTGAACCATTTGAAAAATTCCACCTTCTTTTGCCCATTCTGTTTCGTGATATTCTTTATGAAGAACTCCTTTGGCAGCTGTCATCCATTGTACATCACCTTCTCCGATAATACCACCGCCTCCAGCACTGTCATGATGTTCTACTTTGCCGCTATAAGCTATGGTTACGGTTTCAAAACCTCTGTGTGGATGAACTCCTACACCTCTTGGTCTTTCAGAACCATTGAAATGAAATTTTGAATTATAATCAAGCATAATGAACGGGTCCATTCTTTTCATATCTAATCCTTGTACACCAGGAATAAAATTATGAACTCTAAAACCGTCACCTACAAAGTGTGCAGGTCTTGGAGATACTACTATTTCTACTTTTTTAGTTGTCATAATATTGTTGATTTTATGTAAACAAAAATACCATACTTATAAAGCAAATGCATTGACCTGTGATAAGTTCGTATAGTAGGAAAAAGGGAGATTGTAAAAAGGTTGATAAAGCTAATAAACCTTAATTAGTCTTCCTTAGATTTCATATTCTTTCCATCCGAAATGTGTAACCTTCTAAACACGAAACCTGATAGAATTGTTAATATTCCTACAGTAAGAAAAGTATACCGGAAAGCATTATGCGTTTCCCCTTTGATGAGGTCAGAGTTTTCAAATATTTTTAAAACAATCAATCCAAAGGCAATTCCGAAA is a genomic window of Chryseobacterium nakagawai containing:
- a CDS encoding SGNH/GDSL hydrolase family protein, which translates into the protein MKLFIFLTFSLFAGTFINAQSAVDFANLTKYKDENTSILSSKKKVDVVFMGNSITEGWVKSHPEFFSENNYTGRGISGQTTSQMLLRFQNDVVALKPKLVIINAGTNDIAQNTGIYDPNFTFNNIKAMADIAQNNGIKVIIASILPAAAFPWRKEITDVPQKVDALNERLKQYASNNKLMFVDYNSAMRDAQGGMREGLSKDGIHPVPAGYAIMEPMIKNAIHKTLGKK
- a CDS encoding sodium:solute symporter, with the protein product MNPGTVLLLFVFIYFIGLLVISYFTSRNSDNQSFFIGNKKSKWWLVAFGMIGTSLSGVTFISVPGTVGKMTGSEYIYGGFEYYMMVIGFFIGYFIVAAILLPLYYKMNLTSIYTYLGKRFNVEAHKIGSIFFIISRAIGATARLYLVVNVLQLFLLEGLGVPFWVTSMVLLLMVLLYTFEGGVKTIVITDTLQTSFMIISLVACIVYILSNLNLSFGEAYTILEQKNYTHFINFDPNSKTFFLKTILGGIFITIAMTGLDQEMMQKNISVDNLKNSKKNMLTFAGTLLFVNLAFLFLGGLLYLFALQHGAEYGTTGTDPVSNIFGFKDAAGNIKNIMGDDLFPALSLNGYFPMAISVIFIIGLISALFPSADGALTAVTSSYCVDLLNLNEDKTKTEKEKKRLRMKVHLTFTVMFFILIMVFKALNDKSIVYLIMEIAGYTYGPLLGLFAFGIFTKFQISKKYSILTVTILAPIITYLINFAVTTYTDYRIGVELIVLNGLLTFIGLWMVKNKQHLRVV
- a CDS encoding GNAT family N-acetyltransferase produces the protein MIEVKQNNDEKHGSFEAFIDGRRAGMMTYTWAGEERFIIDHTEVEEAYNGKGVGKEMLLAAVDFARKNGKKIIPLCPFAKASFQKSEELQDVLVN
- a CDS encoding OsmC family protein, translated to MAVTVKASLGKTKYYTEVTAGENTIITDEPLDKGGQNKGFNPMEILATSLASCTAATLRMYIERKEWDVENINVEVELENYPLTKRAIFKRDITFEGVLDPEQMKRLHTIADACPVHKILTNDIEILTKFS
- a CDS encoding (4Fe-4S)-binding protein, with protein sequence METHEYPNGDITVIWQPQKCIHSAVCVKLLPQVYNPKERPWIKATNATPEELKRQIDQCPSGALSYKFNTEK
- a CDS encoding TMEM175 family protein, with the translated sequence MTKGRLEAFSDGVLAIIITIMVLELKVPEGSSWASLKPLLPKFLAYIFSFIYVGIYWNNHHHLFQTVKKVNGGILWANLHLLFWLSMMPIATEWIGTTGFAENPVATYGIILVLCAIAYSILENVIIRCEGENSPLKEAIHSKYKENISIIFYILGIATSFFYPYIAIGFYYIVALIWLIPDRRIEKSLKDN
- a CDS encoding NADPH-dependent FMN reductase produces the protein MKIFAFAGSTSSTSINRELVKFVLKDFQEEEINLIDLNDFTMPVFSVDLEKKGFPDEAHQFLKNIGECDVIICSLAEHNRSYSAAFKNVFDWASRINVKVFQNKPMLLMSTSPGGYGGGNVMNTAKTFFPQFAADIKDTFSLPKFYENFDLESGVINPDMLSELKAKIENFKNSVKTND
- a CDS encoding pirin family protein, with the protein product MSNIGLIIEEKAADIGNFLVGRLLPFREKRAVGPFVFIDHMGPSELKDYQNLDVPPHPHIGLSTLTYLLEGSIFHRDSIGSAFEIKPGAVNWMTAGKGVVHSERTPEYLRHSDKRLHGFQIWVGLPKHLEQSEPTFHHIEADEIPVWEEDGIQYKLIAGEAFGKTSPVPVHSKLFFIEIKTKEPKKISIGKDLYGEAAMYVLDGTVTTEGNTYGSKQLMIAKDTKLCEFDMSENGTVYLFGGEPFDEERFIFWNFVNSDKEIIDQAKVNWNDQNHDAFPLVPGDEQEYVPLPKSILNRK
- a CDS encoding GNAT family N-acetyltransferase — protein: MKPEFENIPLVKTDKRFEIELNGHYAFIDYRETSHQISLIHTEAEPELAGTGAAAAVVEKTLNYIEESGKKLLPFCPYVFAFIKKHPEWKRIVDEKFNGYDKL
- a CDS encoding pirin family protein, with product MTTKKVEIVVSPRPAHFVGDGFRVHNFIPGVQGLDMKRMDPFIMLDYNSKFHFNGSERPRGVGVHPHRGFETVTIAYSGKVEHHDSAGGGGIIGEGDVQWMTAAKGVLHKEYHETEWAKEGGIFQMVQLWVNLPAKDKMSTPKYQAIENSKMERVDLAENGFIEVIAGEYNGNKGPAFTFTPIHMMNAKLKAGGKAEFNFPAHFNTAALVIEGSITINGEEQVKADHFALFKNEGENFTIEAQEDSIVLIISGEPINEPIFPHGPFVMNTREEIMQAFEDFNTGKFGYLEE